Below is a genomic region from Muntiacus reevesi chromosome 19, mMunRee1.1, whole genome shotgun sequence.
CGAAGGGGACATTAGACCTTATATCCTCCCAAACCTCCCTGTAAATTTGTGGGGACGAGACGTTATGACTCATATGGGAGTATACCTGTACAGCCCCAGTGAACAGGTTAGCAATCAACTCTTGGATCAGGGACTTCTTCCTACTTCTGGGCTTGGGAAATATAACCAGGGAAATGTTACACCCATCCAGCCTAGGAGATTGCCTGATAAAAGTGGACTTGGGTATTTTTAGAAGGGACCTCTGATCCTCCTGTAATTCACGCAGATCCTATTACTTGGAAATCTGAGGAGCCTGTGTGGGTTGATCAGTGGCccctttccaaaaagaaaattgatGCTGCCCAACAACTGGTGCAGGAACAGTTGGAATTGGGACATATTGAACAGTCTAATTCACCTTGGAATTTGCCCATTtttgttattaagaaaaaatCTGGGAAATGGAGGCTTTTGCAGGATCTGCGAAAGGTTAATGAAACTATGGAAATCATGGGAACTTTACAACCAGTATTGCCTTCTCCCATGGCTATTCCTAGGAACGCCCACATAATCATCTTAGATTTAAAGGATTGCTTCTATACTATTCCCCTAGCACCTCAAGATTGCCCTCGATTTGCTTTTAGTGTTCCTTCTGTTAATTTTTCCCAACCAATGCGTAGGTATCATTGGAAGGTTTTGCCACAGGGTATGGCTAATAGCCCGACCTTGTGCCAGAAATTTGTTGCAGCAGCGTTGCAGGAAACTCAGGCAAAATACTCCTATGTTTATATTCTGCATTACATGGATGATATACTGCTAGCGCATATAGATAAAGAGCATTTGTTAGCAGCTTATGCCTTCATGGAACCTACCTTAAAAGCAGTAGGGCTAataatagccaaagaaaaggtACAAACCTTTCCTCCTTATTCCTATCTTGGCTTTCGTTTAGAAAGGGAAACATTTGGAGTCAGCCCATTGCTTTGCGAAGGGATAATCTGAAAACacttaatgattttcaaaaattgCTGGGGGACATTAATTGGATTAGACCCTACCTACATCTTGCTGCATACGAATTGAAGCCTTTTTTTGATATCTTAAAGGGAGATAATAATCATACATCCCCACGCAGCCTTACAGAAGCTGGAGAGCGAgctcttcagaaagtggaaacTGCCTTATCACAGCAGCACTCCAGTTACTGTGATTATGAAAGGCCTTGGGGACTTTATATCCTTGCCTCAGAACATTCACCTACCGGTGTCCTGTTTCAAGATAACCCTCTAAGGTGGATCTACTTACCAGTTTCTCCCTTACGGGTGTTAAGTCCTTATTATATTCTTGTGGCCAAAGTAATAGCAAAAGGTAGACAGGAAACTGtgacttatttgggaagagatccccactttatttgtattcctttttcaactgaacagcaactatggctctctcaattttctgatgattGGACAATTGCGCTTGCACAGTATGcaggggagattaaacaacattattctgctaataaattgttacaatttgcacagctgcatcagtttatttttccaaaagtcgtGCAGCAATGCCCTTTGAAAAAGGGGAGAACTGTCTTTACTGATAGATCTTCCAATGGCATAGCCAGCTTGTTACCGAAAATGAATCTTACTATTGTCAAACCTCATATTCATCAGCTCAAGAAGTAGAGCTTTTTGCAGTATTCCAAGCTCTGCAACGTGttcctcaaagttttaatttatactctgaCAGTCATTATGTTGTCAGAGCTCTCTCAGTCATTGAAACAGTACCCCTCATTGGAGCTGCAAAGGCCTCTATTCAaaccttgtttttgaaaattcagaatctcattcGAGCCCGAACTCATCCTTGCTTTTTTGGTCACATACGCGCTCACACTGCCCTTCCTGGGCCCTTAGCGGCCAGGAATGTGCACGTTACTGTTGATatcttttctggtttcctcatggcCACCCTTCAACCTGGAGAGGCTAGTAAGCATTGTATTCAGCATTGCTTACGGAGCTTTTCTGCTGTGGGCCTGCCTAAATGCATCAAAATAGACAATGGCCCTGGATATACTGGTCGCAATTTTCAAGCCTTCTGTGCCCAATTACAAATTGTGCATAAGACTGGTATTCCATATAACCCACAGGGTCAAGGAATTGCTGAGCGGGCACATCAAACCCTTCAGCaccaattgaaaaaattaaaaagggggagTTTGTATGCTATTACGCCTAACAATCTTCTTAGTCATGCTTTGTTTGTTCTGAATTTTTTAAGCCTTGACCGAGATGGTAAATCAGCAGCTCAACGTTTTTGGCACTATGATAATAAAAAGGCTCGGCCATTGGTCAGGTGGAAAGACCCGCTGGAAGGCAGATGGCATGGGCCAGATCCAGTTCTAATATGGGGGAGAGGTCAGGTTTGTGTTTTCCCACAGAATGCCGAAGCGCCGCGCTGGCTCCCGGAAAGGTTGGTACGCGTGGCGAAGGCGATCGCTGGTGGAGCAAATGAGACGACTCACAATCCAGGAGACAGCCCCGCTACCAACAGCCCAGCAGATACAGGCGCTGTTACAAATGGCGTGTGAGAATTCTCCGAATCTTCCCACCGCTTCGCCTACTAATATATTGATTTCTCTATTACTTCTTTTAAACCAGATAAGTTCCATGAATGCTGATGTCTTTGAGGCATATGTTCCTGATCCTCCACTATTACAACCAGTTGGGTGGGAAATGAGGCTTTCTCCCGTGTATGTAAATGATACAATCTTATTAGGAGGCTTCTCTGATAAGCACATCTCTCCTCAAAGTGCTAGTATTTCTTATACTAGATCCTCTTCACAATTACCAATGTGTTTTTTCCAAAATCATAATGTTTCAGGATGTCTTACTGTTACAGATGCAGGATACTTTGGTTATGATTATAACCATGACTGCCGTAAGTGGATAGTGCATATTCCTAGCATTGTGAAATCCACAGGATACGCACAACGAGTCAATGGAACTGGACCTAAAGACATTCCATTTTGTGGCCTGGGGGTAAAAGGACGATATATAACTGTGCCATGGAAACTTTGTAGAGATGAGACTGCTACTGTATATTCTATTACTAATGACACACATTCCCTTTGGGATTGGTCACCAGACTCCAACAGGAACCCCGGAAAGGAAAGCAGCAGACAACTTGCAGCCAGAATTTGGAATCTTGGCAGTACCACGGTGTACCAGACCGAGATATGGAAGCTGTTGGCCGCTTTCGAAACAGATGGGTCCCTTTTGCAGACCGGAGGGAAGACCAAAGGAGTACGATCCTGGAGAGCGCATTGGTGGAATGAGACTTGGAGATATCCTCGGGCCTGTGTACCCTATCACTTTATGATCCTTGTTGGCTCTGTGACTCTTTCTAAAAATGCTAGTTTATATcatgttcattgttttaattgtaccCTGACTAATTGTATAAGaggtatgaaaaataattttgggaCTCTGATAGTCAAACAACTGCCCTTAGTCATGATGCCTGTGAACCTCACTGAACCTTGGTATGAGGAGTCAGGGCTTGAGCTGTGGAATAAGATGCGTACAGCCCTTGCTAGGCCACGAAGGGGGATAGGATTAATAATTCTAGGAATAGTAATGCTTGTAACTTTAATTGCTTCTGCTGTTACTGCTTCTGTATCTTTAGCTCAATCTGTGCATATTGCTAGCATTGTAGATGATTTAGCAAAAAATACTTCTAAAGCTTTAGGAATTCAAGAAGATATAGATGGAAAGTTGGAGAATAGACTAAACGCGCTTTATGATGCAGTAAGATTTTGGGGGGAGGAGGTGCAAGGGTTAAAGCTAAGAACAAAGATTAGATGTCATGCTAACTATCGTTGGATTTGTGTAGctccaaaaatttataataataccgagaccccttggaataagataaaattacatttaaatggtatttggtataatgaaaacatttccttggaTCTAATACAACTTCATCAGGAAATTCTTGATATAGAAAATGCTCCTTGGGCTAGTATGGATTTGGCAAAAAATGCTGAAGATTTTGTTAacagtttattttcaaattttccctCGATAACCTCACTTTGGCATCTTTTTTCGGGGGTCGTGGCCGCGCTTCTGGTATTAGCAATTTTTGTGTGCATTGCTCCTTGTATCATAAAGAAATTTGTCAAAGAGCTGTGGGACATCAAGGCTGTCCTACACAGTAATTAGTTACGCCAAAAGAATCAGGCGTGCCATTTTACTAAGTAAAAGAGGGGGAGCTGCGGGGAGCGACCTGAACCAAAaggctgactctgggagctgccttgatcctcaagggtctgttcacagacatagctctctgtcccgccacccctctctgGAATTTATTATCTAAGTTAATCTTATAGAACAtttgtaagccttgaatgcacacatgatgcagatggataagcctttcacgaccacccttaagataaacggaTGCCTTTCTTATCCCTTGGcattatcagagagttctggtgattgttatctcaaagtgatgtttatggaaaaatattttctcttcttaagattctcttcttggtttagtataaatgtaaccctgagaaataaagaatcatcgctgactgcagcgatcctcttgaccccatctgttctgtgtctttatttcttagcctaaaggaacgcgtcgtgttgctcgctgaagtCTTCCGGCTGGCCCGGCAGCCGGTGGCAGCTTTTtagaatccctgaaaacctgatccgccttgcccgtcaggttttctcctcatgaccttctCATGGCTGAGATCTCGTGAACTGGCCTTTttaaaatccctgaaaacctgatccgccttgcctgtcaggttttctccctcatgaccttgtcatgagTAGGATCTTGTGTGCCAGCTCCCggcacatttttcacagaactagaacaaaaaaattcacaatgcatatggaaacacagaagacccagaacagtcaaacattcttgagaaagaagaatggggctggaggaatcaaccttcctgacttcagattatactacaaagctacagttggcatatagaccaatggaacaagatagaaagcccagaaataaacccatgcacctatgggtaccttatttttgacaaaggaggcaagaatatacaatggggcaaagacagtctcttcaataaatggtactgggaaaactggacagctacatgtaaaagaatgaaattagaacacttcctaacaccatacacaaagataaactcaaaatggattagagacctaaatgtaagaccagaaactataaaatgcttagaggaaagcatatgcagaacacttgatgacataaatcaaagcaagatcttttatgacccacctcctagagtaacagaaataaaaacaaaagtaaacaagtgggacctgattaaacttaaaagcttttgcacagcaaaggaaactataagcaaggtgaaaagaaacccctcagaaagggagaaaataatagcaaatgaaacaactgacaaaggattaattttcataatatacaagcagctcatacaacttaataccagaaaaataacccaatcaaaattgggaaaaagccctaaacagacatttttccaaagaagacatacagatggctaacaaacacttgaaaagatgctcaacatcactcgttactaaagaaatgcaaataaaaactgcaatgaggtaattcctcacaccagtcagaatagccatcatcaaaaagtctgcaagcaataaatgctggagaaggtgtggagaaaagggaatgttcttgcactgttggtgggaatgtaaattgatacagccactatggaagatggtatggtgattccttaaaaaaagaaaactaggaataaaaccaccttatgacccaggaatcccacacctaggcatataccctgaggaaaccagggatgaaaaaatacatgtatcccattgttcattgcagcactatttacaatagctagaatgtggaagcaacctagatgtccactgacagatgaatgggtaaagaagtgacggtacacatacacaatggaatattactcatccatgaAAAGGAACTCATCTGAGTCCCTTCTGATCTggtggatgagcctagaacctattatacagagtgaaacgagtctgaaagagaaagatgaatatcatattctaatgcacatatacataatctagaaaaatggtactaaagaatttgcttacagggcagcaatgaagatacagacatagagaatagttttatggacatggggagaggggaggaaagggtgagatgcatgaaaagagtaacatggaaactttcactaccatatgtaaagtagatagccaacgggaatttgctgtatggctcaggaaactcaaacaggggctctgtatcaacctgtagggttgggatggggagggagatgggaaggaggttcaaaagggaggggatatgtgtatacctgtggctgattctatggagatttgacagaaaacaacaaaattctgtaaagcaattatccttcaataaaaaaataaatgaaaaaaaagcaagaatcaaaaggaaaaaagtgataaGCACCTTCCATATGGATATTTTTGAAACATCTATCCTCTTTGCTACAATTATAAAAGCAATTATATCTACCTACaaatattttagcatattttaTTCAGT
It encodes:
- the LOC136150968 gene encoding endogenous retrovirus group K member 13-1 Env polyprotein-like, which gives rise to MRRLTIQETAPLPTAQQIQALLQMACENSPNLPTASPTNILISLLLLLNQISSMNADVFEAYVPDPPLLQPVGWEMRLSPVYVNDTILLGGFSDKHISPQSASISYTRSSSQLPMCFFQNHNVSGCLTVTDAGYFGYDYNHDCRKWIVHIPSIVKSTGYAQRVNGTGPKDIPFCGLGVKGRYITVPWKLCRDETATVYSITNDTHSLWDWSPDSNRNPGKESSRQLAARIWNLGSTTVYQTEIWKLLAAFETDGSLLQTGGKTKGVRSWRAHWWNETWRYPRACVPYHFMILVGSVTLSKNASLYHVHCFNCTLTNCIRGMKNNFGTLIVKQLPLVMMPVNLTEPWYEESGLELWNKMRTALARPRRGIGLIILGIVMLVTLIASAVTASVSLAQSVHIASIVDDLAKNTSKALGIQEDIDGKLENRLNALYDAVRFWGEEVQGLKLRTKIRCHANYRWICVAPKIYNNTETPWNKIKLHLNGIWYNENISLDLIQLHQEILDIENAPWASMDLAKNAEDFVNSLFSNFPSITSLWHLFSGVVAALLVLAIFVCIAPCIIKKFVKELWDIKAVLHSN